A region of Vigna radiata var. radiata cultivar VC1973A chromosome 6, Vradiata_ver6, whole genome shotgun sequence DNA encodes the following proteins:
- the LOC106763120 gene encoding N-acetyl-D-glucosamine kinase isoform X1, with product MMTPEKEKEKEQDQVVVDAGMKRYRNGEIWEFEDDLGVSDGDNGVLLGLDGGTTSTVCICMPMIPFSHSQLHSLPTLARAVAGCSNHNSVGEIAARETIEQVMADALSKCGSKRSSVRAVCLAVSGVNHPTDQQRILNWLRDIFPSHVRLYVLNDAVAALSSGTMGKLHGCVLISGTGSIAYGFTEDGKEARAAGAGPVLGDWGSAYGIAAKALTAVVRAYDGRGPSTMLASSILQKLGLSSAEEIIGWTYADPSWARIAALVPVVVICAEAGDEVANNILLESVQELASSVKAVVNRLGLSGQDGKSGFPLVMVGGVLTAHRGSWDIGKEVINCITKQFPGVIPIRPKVEPAVGAAWLAWNFFMKECHHKAEN from the exons ATGATGACGccggagaaggagaaggagaaggaacaGGATCAGGTGGTGGTTGATGCAGGGATGAAGAGGTACAGAAATGGAGAAATCTGGGAGTTTGAGGATGACTTGGGTGTCTCAGACGGTGACAATGGTGTCTTGTTGGGTTTGGACGGTGGAACTACCTCCACTGTCTGCATTTGTATGCCCATGATTCCCTTCTCTCACTCTCAGCTTCATTCTCTTCCCACCCTTGCAAGGGCCGTTGCTGGATGCTCCAATCACAATAGTGTTGGAG AGATTGCTGCAAGGGAAACAATAGAGCAGGTTATGGCAGATGCTCTTTCAAAGTGTGGTTCAAAACGATCTTCAGTCCGAGCTGTTTGTTTGGCTGTATCTGGTGTTAACCATCCAACAGATCAACAAAGAATTCTCAATTGGCTTAG GGATATATTCCCAAGCCATGTGAGGTTATATGTTCTGAATGATGCTGTGGCTGCTCTGTCAAGTGGAACAATGGGTAAACTTCATGGATGTGTACTAATTTCTGGCACAGGGAGCATTGCATATGGATTTACTGAAGATGGAAAAGAAGCAAGAGCAGCAGGTGCCGGACCTGTCCTAGGTGACTGGGGCAG TGCGTATGGAATAGCTGCAAAGGCGCTAACTGCAGTAGTAAGAGCTTATGATGGTCGTGGTCCAAGTACAATGCTTGCAAGTAGTATTTTGCAAAAACTTGGTCTTTCTTCTGCAGAAGAAATAATCGG ATGGACCTATGCAGATCCCTCCTGGGCCCGCATTGCAGCCCTCGTTCCAGTTGTAGTGATCTGTGCAGAGGCTGGGGATGAGGTTGCAAATAATATCTTACTAGAATCTGTCCAAGAGCTAGCTTCAAGTGTCAAAGCTGTTGTAAACAGACTTGGATTGTCTGGTCAAG ATGGGAAGAGTGGCTTTCCCCTGGTGATGGTTGGTGGTGTTCTGACAGCACATAGGGGAAGCTGGGATATAGGAAAAGAAGTAATTAACTGTATTACCAAACAGTTTCCTGGGGTTATTCCCATTAGACCTAAG GTGGAGCCTGCAGTTGGTGCGGCATGGTTAGCATGGAATTTTTTCATGAAAGAATGTCATCACAAGGCTGAGAATTGA
- the LOC106765129 gene encoding DEAD-box ATP-dependent RNA helicase 53, mitochondrial, with the protein MLTAILRRTSSTLSRRAFLAVVISASNDFRPLSPAFIPRNFHSKSGLLNFRSSLYHRAEYAVDDFPYEEGSKGNAEEGLEIAKLGISQDIVSALAKKGITKLFPIQRAVLEPAMQGRDMIGRARTGTGKTLAFGIPIMDKIIQFNAKHGRGRDPLALVLAPTRELAKQVEKEFYESAPNLDTICVYGGTPISKQMRQLDYGVDIAVGTPGRIIDLLNRGALNLKEVQFVVLDEADQMLQIGFQEEVERILERLPAKRQTLMFSATMPSWIKQISRNYLNDPLTIDLVGDSDQKLADGISLYSIASDLYVKAGILAQLITEHAKGGKCIVFTQTKRDADRLSYTMAKSVQCEALHGDISQAQREKTLAGFRNGHFNVLVATDVASRGLDIPNVDLVIHYDLPNSSEIFVHRSGRTGRAGKKGTAILVYTEDQSRAVRLIERDVGSRFTELPRIAVDSASMDTVGMGGGRFGSFGGTRDRRYGDTGFGRGPGSGRSGGYNNSGFGRPSFGDSGERFGGQNYNRFGGSGSSQSGGGFSGESRYGGPSSGRFGSSGGFGSSGGFGSGQSGSRSGRSSGGSRFSRPDDFGGFGGSDRSGGFGELGSGQSSGFGDSRGSNQNNRRPF; encoded by the exons ATGTTAACCGCAATCCTTAGAAGAACTTCTTCCACCCTCTCAAGGCGCGCTTTCCTGGCCGTGGTAATCTCCGCCAGCAACGACTTCCGGCCACTCTCCCCGGCCTTCATTCCCAGAAACTTCCACTCCAAATCGGGTCTGTTGAATTTCCGTTCTTCTTTATATCACCGCGCGGAATATGCTGTAGACGATTTCCCTTACGAAGAAGGGTCTAAAGGGAACGCCGAGGAAGGACTCGAGATCGCGAAGCTCGGAATCTCTCAGGATATTGTCTCAGCTTTGGCCAAGAAAGGCATCACCAAGCTCTTCCCCATTCAG AGGGCCGTGCTGGAACCTGCTATGCAAGGTCGTGATATGATTGGTCGAGCTAGGACTGGAACCGGGAAGACTCTTGCATTTGGGATACCCATCATGGATAAGATCATTCAGTTTAATGCGAAGCATGG GCGGGGGAGGGATCCTTTGGCTTTAGTTCTCGCACCAACTAGGGAGCTTGCTAAGCAGGTTGAGAAGGAATTCTATGAGTCGGCACCTAACTTGGATACAATTTGTGTTTATGGTGGTACGCCAATCTCTAAGCAGATGAGGCAGCTCGATTATGGGGTTGATATTGCTGTGGGAACACCTGGTCGGATTATTGACCTTCTCAACAGAGGTGCTCTAAATCTGAAGGAAGTTCaatttgttgttcttgatgAAGCTGATCAGATGCTTCAAATCGGCTTCCAGGAGGAAGTGGAGAGGATCTTGGAAAGGTTGCCCGCCAAACGTCAGACTCTTATGTTCTCTGCAACAATGCCATCTTGGATAAAGCAGATTTCACGCAATTACCTGAATGATCCCCTGACCATTGATCTA GTTGGAGATTCTGATCAGAAGTTAGCAGATGGAATTTCGCTGTATTCCATTGCATCTGACTTATATGTTAAAGCGGGAATTCTTGCGCAGCTAATAACA GAACATGCAAAAGGAGGAAAGTGTATTGTTTTCACTCAAACAAAACGTGATGCAGACCGATTATCATATACCATGGCAAAAAGTGTTCAATGTGAGGCTTTGCACGGAGACATATCACAAGCTCAGAGGGAAAAAACTCTTGCTGGCTTCAGAAACGGCCATTTTAATGTTTTGGTGGCAACTGATGTTGCCTCACGTGGGCTTGATATACCCAATGTTGATCTT GTAATACATTATGATCTTCCCAATTCTTCAGAAATATTTGTTCATAGATCTGGACGGACAGGTCGTGCTGGTAAGAAAGGAACTGCTATTCTTGTGTATACAGAAGATCAATCAAGGGCTGTGAGGCTTATTGAGCGTGATGTGGGAAGTAGATTTACAGAG CTACCAAGGATAGCTGTTGATAGTGCATCCATGGACACAGTTGGCATGGGTGGTGGGCGGTTTGGGTCTTTCGGAGGAACTAGGGATCGTCGTTATGGTGACACAGGTTTTGGCCGTGGTCCTGGATCTGGCCGATCTGGTGGCTACAATAACAGTGGATTTGGCCGCCCCAGCTTTGGAGATTCTGGTGAAAGGTTTGGTGGACAGAATTATAATCGTTTTGGTGGCTCTGGTTCCAGTCAATCGGGAGGGGGGTTTTCTGGTGAGAGTAGATATGGTGGACCAAGCTCTGGTAGGTTTGGCTCATCTGGTGGCTTTGGCTCATCTGGTGGCTTTGGCTCAGGTCAATCAGGAAGTAGATCTGGTCGATCATCCGGTGGGTCTAGGTTTAGTCGTCCAGATGATTTTGGGGGATTTGGTGGTTCAGATCGTTCGGGAGGTTTTGGAGAACTTGGGTCGGGTCAATCTAGTGGCTTTGGTGATTCTCGTGGTAGTAATCAGAACAATAGAAGACCTTTTTAA
- the LOC106763120 gene encoding N-acetyl-D-glucosamine kinase isoform X2 has protein sequence MMTPEKEKEKEQDQVVVDAGMKRYRNGEIWEFEDDLGVSDGDNGVLLGLDGGTTSTVCICMPMIPFSHSQLHSLPTLARAVAGCSNHNSVGEIAARETIEQVMADALSKCGSKRSSVRAVCLAVSGVNHPTDQQRILNWLRDIFPSHVRLYVLNDAVAALSSGTMGKLHGCVLISGTGSIAYGFTEDGKEARAAGAGPVLGDWGSAYGIAAKALTAVVRAYDGRGPSTMLASSILQKLGLSSAEEIIGWTYADPSWARIAALVPVVVICAEAGDEVANNILLESVQELASSVKAVVNRLGLSGQGGACSWCGMVSMEFFHERMSSQG, from the exons ATGATGACGccggagaaggagaaggagaaggaacaGGATCAGGTGGTGGTTGATGCAGGGATGAAGAGGTACAGAAATGGAGAAATCTGGGAGTTTGAGGATGACTTGGGTGTCTCAGACGGTGACAATGGTGTCTTGTTGGGTTTGGACGGTGGAACTACCTCCACTGTCTGCATTTGTATGCCCATGATTCCCTTCTCTCACTCTCAGCTTCATTCTCTTCCCACCCTTGCAAGGGCCGTTGCTGGATGCTCCAATCACAATAGTGTTGGAG AGATTGCTGCAAGGGAAACAATAGAGCAGGTTATGGCAGATGCTCTTTCAAAGTGTGGTTCAAAACGATCTTCAGTCCGAGCTGTTTGTTTGGCTGTATCTGGTGTTAACCATCCAACAGATCAACAAAGAATTCTCAATTGGCTTAG GGATATATTCCCAAGCCATGTGAGGTTATATGTTCTGAATGATGCTGTGGCTGCTCTGTCAAGTGGAACAATGGGTAAACTTCATGGATGTGTACTAATTTCTGGCACAGGGAGCATTGCATATGGATTTACTGAAGATGGAAAAGAAGCAAGAGCAGCAGGTGCCGGACCTGTCCTAGGTGACTGGGGCAG TGCGTATGGAATAGCTGCAAAGGCGCTAACTGCAGTAGTAAGAGCTTATGATGGTCGTGGTCCAAGTACAATGCTTGCAAGTAGTATTTTGCAAAAACTTGGTCTTTCTTCTGCAGAAGAAATAATCGG ATGGACCTATGCAGATCCCTCCTGGGCCCGCATTGCAGCCCTCGTTCCAGTTGTAGTGATCTGTGCAGAGGCTGGGGATGAGGTTGCAAATAATATCTTACTAGAATCTGTCCAAGAGCTAGCTTCAAGTGTCAAAGCTGTTGTAAACAGACTTGGATTGTCTGGTCAAG GTGGAGCCTGCAGTTGGTGCGGCATGGTTAGCATGGAATTTTTTCATGAAAGAATGTCATCACAAGGCTGA